One window of the Gemmatimonadota bacterium genome contains the following:
- the ggt gene encoding gamma-glutamyltransferase, with protein sequence MVGWPAVSRPRKRSNSWFSLAGLALAGGVLLASCAPAAPEPIRVSPQVDQAAVGQTVRTTGGVVVSQNEIASRAGAAVLRAGGNAVDAAIATGLALAVVHPTAGNIGGGGFMVIRFPDGSSTAIDFREKAPLAAHPEMFVDENGEYSRQVQANSHLAVGVPGTVAGFALAHERYGRAEWAGIVQPSVTLAAEGIVLSEGLARSLAGQVGGSMSRYPASVQAFSKNGVPYAAGETWAQPDLAQALTRIMNEGRDGFYLGETARLIATDMAANGGMITEEDLAQYDAVEREPIRGTYKGYEIISMPPPSSGGVALVQMLNILEGFDLQSMGQGTAPYFHHMAEAQRLAYRDRARHLADSDFWPVPIEMLTSKDYAAELRAGIDPNRAGVSSIEQLEIPVESMETTHYSAVDADGLAVSVTYTLEAGYGSKITVPGGGFLLNNEMGDFNGFPGITTDGGQIGNEPNLARPEQRMLSSMTPTILARDGELVAVIGSPGGRTIINTVLNVAMSIMEFGMDLEAAQAAPRSHHQWLPDRLSIENRADVSVVQALEAMGHTVNHGGGQGQVQAIMFDPATGMHVGVPDPRSSDAGASIE encoded by the coding sequence ATGGTCGGATGGCCCGCAGTCTCGCGCCCGCGAAAGCGTTCCAACAGCTGGTTCTCACTCGCCGGGCTGGCCTTGGCCGGCGGCGTGCTTCTCGCCTCCTGCGCCCCCGCGGCTCCCGAACCGATCCGGGTGTCCCCGCAGGTAGACCAGGCCGCTGTCGGCCAGACGGTCCGGACCACCGGGGGGGTCGTCGTTTCGCAGAACGAGATTGCCAGCCGGGCCGGGGCCGCCGTCCTTCGAGCCGGAGGGAATGCGGTTGACGCCGCCATCGCGACGGGGCTGGCCCTCGCGGTCGTCCATCCGACGGCCGGAAACATCGGAGGCGGCGGGTTCATGGTCATCCGCTTTCCCGATGGAAGCTCGACGGCTATCGACTTCAGGGAAAAGGCTCCTCTCGCGGCTCATCCGGAGATGTTCGTGGATGAAAACGGGGAATACTCCCGTCAGGTGCAGGCGAATTCCCACCTCGCGGTGGGCGTCCCCGGCACGGTCGCGGGATTCGCCCTGGCGCACGAACGATACGGACGAGCCGAATGGGCGGGCATCGTCCAGCCGTCGGTGACGCTGGCGGCCGAAGGGATCGTCCTGAGCGAGGGGCTGGCCCGGTCGCTCGCCGGGCAGGTCGGGGGATCCATGTCGAGATACCCCGCCAGCGTCCAAGCCTTCTCCAAGAACGGAGTACCTTACGCGGCCGGCGAGACCTGGGCCCAGCCCGACCTGGCCCAGGCGCTCACCCGCATCATGAACGAGGGGCGAGACGGCTTCTATCTGGGGGAGACCGCCCGTCTCATCGCCACCGACATGGCGGCGAACGGCGGAATGATCACGGAGGAGGATCTGGCCCAATACGACGCGGTCGAGCGCGAGCCGATCCGAGGCACGTACAAGGGATACGAGATCATCAGCATGCCCCCGCCGAGCAGCGGCGGCGTGGCGCTCGTCCAGATGCTGAACATCCTGGAGGGGTTCGATCTCCAGTCCATGGGCCAGGGGACGGCGCCTTATTTCCACCACATGGCCGAGGCCCAGAGGCTCGCCTACCGGGACCGCGCCCGCCACCTCGCCGACTCCGACTTCTGGCCCGTTCCCATCGAGATGTTGACCAGCAAGGATTATGCGGCCGAGCTCCGCGCGGGGATCGATCCGAACCGTGCCGGCGTCTCCTCGATCGAGCAGCTCGAGATCCCGGTCGAAAGCATGGAAACCACCCACTATTCGGCGGTGGACGCGGACGGCCTGGCCGTCTCGGTCACGTACACGCTGGAGGCCGGCTACGGCTCCAAGATCACGGTGCCGGGCGGCGGCTTCCTCCTGAACAATGAGATGGGCGACTTCAACGGCTTCCCGGGGATCACCACCGACGGGGGGCAGATCGGGAACGAGCCGAATCTCGCCCGCCCGGAGCAACGGATGCTCTCCAGCATGACCCCGACGATCCTCGCCCGTGACGGGGAGCTGGTGGCAGTGATCGGAAGCCCCGGCGGGCGGACGATCATCAATACCGTCCTCAACGTCGCGATGAGCATCATGGAGTTCGGCATGGACCTCGAGGCGGCTCAGGCCGCGCCCCGAAGCCATCATCAGTGGCTCCCCGATCGGCTCTCGATCGAGAACCGGGCCGACGTCAGCGTCGTCCAGGCGCTCGAGGCGATGGGGCACACCGTGAACCATGGCGGTGGCCAGGGACAGGTCCAGGCGATCATGTTCGATCCGGCCACCGGGATGCACGTGGGCGTACCGGATCCTCGGTCTTCGGATGCGGGAGCGTCCATCGAATGA
- a CDS encoding FAD-dependent oxidoreductase, whose protein sequence is MRRRRFLATGATAAFGLALGGCAPRLFGGSTPRRPPVNLYPVQVSWDRVIRTTVGLRPARDSGFVLRADRLDAKTVIQNYGHGGSGMSLSWGTGALAADLALAHTDRRAAVIGCGIVGLTSARQLQRRGFDVTIYAKSLPPDTTSNMSWAGFTPTSGLVSGDRRTPEWDRQFREAVQIAYREHQLLVGRGYGVAWINSFSPTTNATGGGGGGGGGGGGGGAQQEPLLPASTEVGSVLLQPGEHPFQTPYARMRPTLRFEPSIYLEALMRDVLAFGGRIVVRSFESPADFMLLDEELIVNCTGLGARDLLGDTELTPVKGQLVVLIPQPEVDYSMGGMMPRHDGIVLGHVQQRGEWSLEVNEEERVRVMENAMEDFAGIRIPSSPPGPYRVSEVGTPPAVESFFGLAS, encoded by the coding sequence ATGCGGCGGCGGCGGTTCCTGGCGACCGGTGCAACGGCGGCGTTCGGCCTCGCCCTGGGAGGTTGCGCTCCCAGGCTGTTCGGCGGATCCACGCCACGGCGGCCACCCGTCAATTTATATCCCGTCCAGGTCTCCTGGGACCGTGTCATCCGCACGACGGTGGGCCTGCGTCCCGCCCGCGACTCCGGCTTCGTTCTCCGCGCCGACCGGCTGGATGCCAAGACCGTCATCCAGAACTACGGGCACGGCGGCTCGGGAATGTCGCTCTCCTGGGGCACGGGCGCCCTCGCGGCGGATCTCGCGCTCGCCCACACGGATCGGCGCGCGGCCGTGATCGGCTGCGGGATCGTGGGGCTCACCTCGGCCCGCCAGCTCCAGCGAAGGGGTTTCGACGTAACGATTTACGCCAAATCCCTCCCGCCGGATACGACTTCGAACATGTCCTGGGCCGGATTCACCCCCACCTCGGGGCTCGTCAGCGGTGACCGCCGGACTCCCGAGTGGGACCGGCAGTTCCGGGAGGCCGTGCAGATCGCCTACCGCGAGCATCAGCTTCTGGTGGGACGGGGATACGGAGTCGCCTGGATCAACTCCTTCTCGCCGACGACCAACGCGACGGGAGGAGGGGGCGGCGGCGGTGGAGGAGGAGGGGGCGGCGGCGCTCAACAGGAGCCGCTCCTTCCGGCCTCCACCGAGGTGGGAAGTGTTCTCCTCCAGCCGGGGGAACACCCGTTCCAGACTCCCTACGCGCGGATGCGTCCCACGCTGCGCTTCGAGCCGTCCATCTATCTGGAAGCGCTCATGCGTGACGTCCTCGCCTTCGGAGGACGCATTGTGGTACGCTCCTTCGAGTCTCCCGCGGACTTCATGCTCCTCGACGAAGAGCTGATCGTGAACTGCACGGGACTCGGGGCTCGGGATCTCCTGGGGGACACGGAGCTCACGCCGGTCAAGGGACAGCTGGTCGTCCTCATCCCCCAGCCCGAGGTGGATTATTCCATGGGGGGAATGATGCCGCGCCACGATGGGATCGTCCTGGGGCACGTGCAGCAGCGGGGAGAGTGGAGCCTGGAGGTGAACGAGGAGGAGCGCGTGCGGGTCATGGAGAACGCGATGGAGGACTTCGCCGGAATCCGCATCCCTTCCTCTCCACCAGGTCCCTATCGCGTGTCCGAGGTGGGGACACCGCCGGCGGTAGAATCCTTTTTTGGGTTGGCCTCCTGA
- a CDS encoding SusC/RagA family TonB-linked outer membrane protein — translation MICLTALAVAIPMETQAQQTGRIVGTVTDAQSGGPLASVQVFVEGAGVGTVGGADGSFAIENVPAGTHSVVAQRLGYSQVRQGDVTVTAGAATTLNLAMAPQALALQGIVATGLVDPVEGVRSPIAVARVTREMMPVTVGGSSGAIENLAGRVAGVRINRNNTGPGSGVSIMLRTPTSLRGGGSPLVVVDGVILSGEGVPGTVDLESMDIESMEVIRGAAASSLYGSRAASGVISITTARGQALGIGQTRFTARTEFGVSQNLRTPDLNNSHAYYMNAAGTEYTLADGVTVVDRAARVRPADARSFLDNPYPGPIYDNVGAITQGGQYMSQNFQVTGNSAETNFSLSLAHNDDKGSLIGSAGYRRSSIRINLDHRFHDDLSVGVSFFNSRDRRDNQGSGAFDEILNAPRDVDFSIQDAEGNYVQDPGGLGVQNPLWEFATRSDLTRGSRTLANLSLTWTPLSWFRASGNVGYDRGDSHQVEYVPKGTPGDIGDEDLLDGEIHFDDDLDEAWNAEGSLTLMRDFGQLNVRTTVRGIMEADRSLEAARDGVDFILFGVPQLSNVAPEDRNATSEERDIHSIGYLWDTAFDYAGKYIFSVLGRRDGSSLFGPDNRWHNYYRVAGAWRISQEDWFNVDLIDELKISVARGTAGGRPSFANQYETWTQTGGIPTKTTLGNRNLAPEHTTEHEFSLNMVIADRFGIVLTHARQSTEGQLNPGPLPAITGYSSQWQNAGTISGHTTEFEFEAQVIQQPNLNWTSMVVADYSNAKISEWDIPCYAQSWRWNCVDIPVYGIYSRWLLKDVESLNQHHGGSLLPIADQFEVNDEGFLVWVGEGNHYWEGAGENGILGDDDDLWGTSKEVNGVTYGWGDPFYERLELGGAHRTLLGEGAPSNFGWINNVQWGGFTFHAALHASVGGQTNNRHFQNMMRNTRLTSPELDQSGKDDELKKPISYYRAAVDGDNSYTIEDSSYLKMRTLSASYNMNQNTLSRFGLGGMGIEAIRLGLIVRNVFTLTNYDGFDPETGFDLNSLASSDSSDYPPTRTLTAEFEITF, via the coding sequence GGGTGGCGCGGACGGCTCCTTCGCCATCGAAAACGTGCCTGCCGGCACGCATTCGGTGGTGGCGCAGCGCCTCGGGTACAGCCAGGTGCGGCAGGGGGATGTGACCGTGACGGCCGGTGCCGCCACGACACTCAACCTGGCCATGGCGCCACAGGCGCTCGCGCTCCAGGGGATCGTGGCCACGGGACTGGTGGACCCGGTTGAAGGGGTCCGGTCGCCGATCGCGGTGGCGCGGGTGACCCGTGAAATGATGCCCGTCACGGTCGGTGGTTCTTCGGGTGCCATCGAGAACCTCGCCGGCCGGGTCGCCGGAGTTCGCATCAATCGGAACAATACGGGTCCGGGGAGCGGCGTCTCGATCATGCTCCGGACGCCGACGAGCCTTCGTGGAGGCGGATCGCCCCTCGTCGTGGTGGATGGCGTCATTCTCAGCGGTGAAGGGGTCCCCGGGACGGTGGATCTCGAGAGCATGGATATCGAAAGCATGGAGGTGATCCGGGGCGCGGCGGCGTCGTCGCTCTACGGCTCGCGCGCGGCCTCAGGCGTCATCTCGATCACGACGGCCCGCGGCCAGGCGCTCGGGATCGGGCAGACGCGGTTCACGGCCCGGACGGAGTTCGGGGTCAGCCAGAACCTGAGGACTCCGGATCTGAACAACAGCCACGCCTACTACATGAACGCGGCCGGGACGGAGTACACGCTCGCGGACGGGGTGACGGTCGTGGATCGTGCCGCCCGCGTCCGTCCGGCCGACGCCCGGTCCTTCCTGGACAACCCGTATCCGGGTCCCATCTACGACAACGTCGGCGCGATCACGCAGGGCGGGCAGTACATGAGCCAGAACTTCCAGGTGACCGGGAACTCGGCGGAGACGAACTTCTCGCTCAGCCTCGCGCACAACGACGACAAGGGGTCGCTGATCGGTTCCGCCGGCTACCGCCGCTCGTCCATCCGGATCAACCTGGACCACCGCTTCCATGACGACCTGAGCGTCGGCGTCTCCTTCTTCAATTCGAGGGACCGAAGGGACAACCAGGGATCCGGCGCCTTCGACGAAATTCTGAACGCTCCGCGGGACGTGGACTTCAGCATCCAGGATGCCGAGGGGAACTACGTGCAGGACCCGGGTGGGCTCGGCGTACAGAACCCGCTTTGGGAGTTCGCGACTCGCTCGGATCTGACGCGCGGCTCGCGGACGCTCGCGAACCTTTCTCTAACTTGGACCCCACTCTCCTGGTTCCGCGCCTCCGGAAACGTCGGGTACGACCGGGGCGACTCCCATCAGGTTGAATACGTACCCAAGGGAACGCCCGGCGACATCGGCGACGAGGACCTTCTCGACGGCGAGATCCACTTCGACGACGACCTCGATGAGGCGTGGAACGCGGAAGGGTCCCTCACCCTGATGCGGGACTTCGGACAGCTGAACGTCCGGACGACGGTCCGCGGGATCATGGAGGCCGACCGAAGCCTCGAGGCCGCCCGCGACGGGGTAGACTTCATCCTTTTCGGCGTTCCGCAGCTCTCGAACGTCGCGCCGGAGGACCGGAACGCCACCTCGGAAGAGCGAGATATTCACTCGATCGGGTACCTGTGGGACACCGCCTTCGACTACGCCGGGAAGTACATCTTCAGCGTCCTGGGGCGGCGGGACGGAAGCTCCCTCTTCGGGCCCGACAACCGGTGGCACAACTACTACCGGGTCGCCGGCGCCTGGCGCATCTCACAGGAAGATTGGTTCAACGTGGACCTGATCGACGAGCTCAAGATCAGCGTGGCGCGGGGGACCGCCGGTGGCCGTCCCTCGTTCGCGAATCAATACGAAACGTGGACCCAGACAGGCGGGATCCCGACCAAGACGACGCTCGGCAACCGGAACCTCGCGCCCGAGCACACGACGGAGCACGAATTTTCGCTCAACATGGTCATCGCCGACCGGTTCGGGATCGTGCTGACGCATGCGAGACAGTCCACGGAGGGCCAGCTCAATCCGGGGCCGCTCCCGGCGATCACCGGCTATTCGAGCCAGTGGCAGAACGCCGGAACGATTTCCGGGCACACGACGGAGTTCGAGTTCGAGGCGCAGGTCATCCAGCAGCCCAATCTGAACTGGACCAGCATGGTCGTGGCGGACTATTCGAACGCCAAGATCAGCGAGTGGGACATTCCCTGCTACGCGCAGTCCTGGCGCTGGAACTGCGTGGACATCCCGGTCTACGGGATCTATTCCCGCTGGCTCCTCAAGGACGTGGAGTCCCTGAACCAGCACCATGGCGGCTCCCTTCTTCCGATCGCCGACCAGTTCGAGGTGAACGACGAAGGGTTCCTCGTCTGGGTGGGCGAAGGAAATCATTACTGGGAAGGGGCCGGCGAGAATGGGATCCTCGGCGACGACGACGACCTCTGGGGCACGTCCAAGGAAGTCAACGGCGTGACGTACGGGTGGGGCGATCCGTTCTACGAAAGGCTCGAGCTCGGCGGCGCGCACCGGACGCTCCTCGGCGAGGGTGCACCCTCGAACTTCGGGTGGATCAACAACGTGCAGTGGGGCGGGTTCACCTTCCACGCGGCGCTTCACGCGTCCGTCGGCGGCCAGACCAACAACCGGCACTTCCAGAACATGATGCGGAACACCCGGCTGACGTCGCCGGAGCTGGATCAGTCCGGGAAGGATGACGAGCTGAAGAAGCCGATCAGCTACTACCGCGCGGCGGTGGACGGGGACAACAGCTACACGATCGAGGACTCGAGCTACCTGAAGATGAGGACGCTCTCGGCGAGCTACAACATGAACCAGAACACGCTCAGCCGGTTCGGCCTCGGCGGGATGGGAATCGAGGCGATTCGCCTCGGCCTCATCGTGCGAAACGTCTTCACGCTGACGAACTACGACGGGTTCGATCCGGAGACCGGCTTCGACCTCAACTCGTTGGCGAGTTCGGATTCGAGCGACTATCCGCCGACGCGGACGCTCACGGCCGAGTTCGAGATTACCTTCTGA